In Carassius gibelio isolate Cgi1373 ecotype wild population from Czech Republic chromosome B2, carGib1.2-hapl.c, whole genome shotgun sequence, a single genomic region encodes these proteins:
- the LOC127950795 gene encoding zinc finger protein 521 isoform X4, translating into MKTHVANKPHKCPVCRRGFLSTNSLHGHMQVHERGKDGANTRSPQEWRLKETRKCSRCEEGFDMPEELQKHIAESHPECSSPGGSLEPGLRCIYCHEPFSDEGTLLSHINQVHGRDTNINTCTVCSEQFPTVEELYTHMDIHQLPESSNSPCVLPVGYTSVSSTTPDSNLSVDSSTMVEATSAVPKTRGRRKRATHNNMYGRSSKQPKIEYSCIYCNKQVFSSLSVLQIHLKTKHVDRPEQAHTCQYCLEILPSLCNLNEHLKQIHKAKDPSGVLANLSDDELQCNFCPEVLGNLNALQEHIRCSHGFLNPVAKESNAFFCPKCFMGFLTETTLEEHVRQTHCDSESVQFDSPLAVTPKDPIVEIYSCSYCTNSPIFNSVTKLNKHIKENHKNIPLALNYINNGRRSLRVLSPSSPVSVEQASLFNQNSTSLCSSEFICNQCGAKYTSLDLFQTHLKTHLDGVVPQLTCPQCNKNFPNQESLLKHVTVHFTIMSTYYICESCDKQFTSVDDLQKHLLDMHTFMFFRCTLCQEVFDSKVSTQLHLAVKHSNEKKVYRCTSCNWDFRHEADLQMHVKHSHLENQGCSHRCIFCSESFGTEVELQCHITTHSKKYNCHFCCKAFHAVYLLERHLREKHCVFEGKTQNCSTNGSTYGSGDSVAKDDGDLQAFLTNSHGGTVAGESHNSRDGSEEDFDTSEIMYSCDICGASYTMESLLTNHQLRDHNIRPGESAIHKRKAEMIKGNHKCNVCSRTFFSEGGLREHMQTHLGPVKHYMCPICGERFPSLLTLTEHKVTHSKSLDTGSCRICKLPLQSEEDFLEHCQMHPDLRNSLTGFRCVVCMQTVTSTLELKIHGTFHMQKTGVASMNQPTACSAATELQSQKFVRCAACLKEFHSKQDLVKLDINGLTYGLCTLCVSVAGSKSSSVNGGKPLHQGAQTSMGPAAGWTHGESLSPGPVKGKTACSSSSSSSVSPSVSKTRCTSCNVKFESEAELQAHLQTVHRDQTPEAALLQTPNGSPLSRVSPSQSDEKKTYQCIKCQMVFYSKWDIQVHVANHMLEEGLIHECKLCSQTFDSPAKLQCHLIEHSFEGMGGIFKCPVCFTVFVQACKLQQHIFTAHGQEDKIYDCSRCPLKFFFQTELQNHSVSLHNS; encoded by the exons ATGAAAACACACGTTGCCAACAAGCCCCATAAATGCCCAGTGTGCCGCCGGGGGTTCTTGTCCACCAACTCGCTTCACGGACACATGCAGGTGCATGAACGTGGGAAGGATGGAGCGAATACAAGGTCCCCTCAAGAGTGGAGGTTAAAAGAGACTCGCAAATGCAGCCGCTGTGAGGAGGGTTTCGACATGCCTGAGGAACTGCAGAAGCACATTGCAGAAAGCCACCCAGAGTGCTCTTCTCCAGGAGGGAGTCTCGAACCTGGCCTGCGGTGCATCTACTGCCACGAGCCATTCAGTGATGAAGGGACACTTCTGAGCCACATCAATCAGGTGCATGGGAGAGATACAAACATCAACACATGCACTGTGTGCTCTGAGCAATTCCCTACTGTAGAGGAGCTTTACACTCACATGGATATCCACCAACTCCCAGAGTCCAGCAATAGCCCCTGCGTGTTGCCTGTAGGTTATACTTCTGTTTCAAGCACTACTCCAGACTCCAACCTCTCGGTTGACAGTTCGACCATGGTTGAGGCCACTTCTGCAGTGCCCAAGACACGTGGGAGAAGAAAGAGGGCCACCCATAATAACATGTATGGGCGATCTTCCAAACAACCAAAAATCGAATACAGCTGCATTTACTGCAACAAACAAGTTTTCTCAAGCCTCTCTGTGCTGCAGATTCATCTGAAGACCAAACATGTTGACAGGCCAGAACAGGCTCATACCTGCCAATATTGCTTGGAGATCCTTCCATCCCTTTGCAATTTGAATGAGCACCTGAAACAGATCCACAAAGCTAAGGATCCTTCGGGTGTACTGGCTAACCTGTCTGATGACGAGCTGCAGTGCAATTTCTGCCCAGAGGTTCTTGGAAACCTTAATGCTCTGCAAGAGCACATACGGTGCTCCCATGGCTTTCTTAATCCAGTCGCTAAAGaaagcaatgcatttttttgcCCCAAGTGCTTTATGGGATTTTTAACTGAGACCACTCTAGAAGAACATGTCAGACAGACGCACTGTGACTCTGAAAGCGTACAGTTTGATTCTCCTCTGGCAGTCACTCCAAAAGATCCCATTGTGGAGATCTACTCCTGCTCATACTGCACCAACTCCCCCATTTTTAACAGTGTCACGAAGCTTAACAAGCACATAAAGGAGAACCACAAGAACATCCCTCTTGCTCTCAATTATATCAACAATGGGAGAAGATCTCTGCGAGTCCTGAGCCCCTCATCTCCGGTCTCTGTAGAACAGGCCTCACTTTTCAATCAGAACAGCACTTCCTTATGTTCAAGTGAGTTCATCTGTAACCAGTGTGGTGCTAAGTACACCAGTTTAGACCTTTTCCAGACACACCTAAAGACCCACCTTGATGGTGTCGTGCCACAGCTAACCTGTCCACAGTGCAACAAGAACTTTCCTAACCAAGAGTCTCTTCTGAAACATGTGACTGTTCATTTCACCATCATGTCCACATACTACATCTGTGAGAGCTGTGACAAGCAGTTCACATCTGTGGATGACTTGCAGAAGCACCTTCTGGATATGCACACCTTTATGTTTTTTCGCTGCACTCTCTGCCAGGAGGTGTTCGACTCGAAAGTATCAACTCAACTCCATCTTGCAGTGAAGCACAGTAATGAGAAAAAGGTATACCGATGTACTTCCTGCAACTGGGATTTCAGGCATGAGGCTGACCTTCAAATGCATGTCAAACATAGTCACCTTGAAAACCAGGGTTGTTCACACCGTTGCATCTTTTGCAGTGAGTCATTTGGTACCGAAGTAGAGCTGCAGTGTCACATTACTACCCATAGCAAGAAGTATAATTGTCACTTTTGCTGCAAAGCCTTCCATGCTGTTTATCTGCTAGAACGCCACCTTCGTGAAAAGCACTGTGTGTTTGAGGGAAAGACCCAGAACTGCAGCACCAATGGATCCACGTATGGTAGCGGTGATTCTGTTGCCAAAGATGATGGAGACTTACAGGCCTTTCTGACCAACAGCCATGGAGGAACTGTTGCAGGGGAGTCACATAACAGTCGAGATGGCAGCGAAGAAGATTTTGATACCTCAGAGATCATGTATAGCTGTGACATCTGTGGTGCATCTTATACCATGGAGTCTCTTCTAACCAATCACCAACTTCGTGACCATAACATTCGTCCTGGAGAGAGTGCTATACACAAGAGGAAGGCAGAAATGATCAAAGGAAACCACAAATGCAACGTCTGCTCTAGAACCTTTTTCTCGGAGGGAGGACTTCGGGAGCATATGCAAACGCACTTAGGGCCTGTCAAACACTACATGTGTCCCATTTGTGGAGAGCGCTTCCCTTCCCTACTTACTCTTACAGAACACAAGGTCACTCACAGTAAAAGCCTGGACACCGGAAGCTGCCGGATCTGTAAATTACCGCTACAGAGTGAGGAAGACTTCCTGGAACATTGTCAGATGCATCCCGATTTGCGCAATTCTTTGACTGGCTTCCGCTGTGTGGTCTGCATGCAGACCGTCACCTCAACTCTAGAACTCAAGATCCACGGCACCTTTCACATGCAAAAGACTGGAGTGGCATCTATGAATCAACCAACTGCATGCTCAGCTGCCACAGAACTTCAAAGTCAAAAATTTGTCAGGTGTGCTGCATGTCTCAAAGAGTTCCACTCTAAGCAGGACTTGGTGAAACTTGACATTAATGGTTTGACATATGGTCTTTGCACGCTATGTGTCAGTGTCGCTGGTAGCAAGAGTTCGAGTGTAAATGGAGGGAAGCCACTGCATCAAGGGGCTCAAACCTCGATGGGTCCTGCTGCTGGATGGACCCATGGGGAAAGCCTTAGCCCTGGTCCTGTAAAGGGAAAGACTGCCTGTTCTTCCTCATCGTCTTCATCAGTATCACCTTCCGTTTCCAAGACCCGCTGTACCAGTTGCAATGTTAAATTCGAGTCAGAGGCAGAGCTTCAAGCTCACCTACAGACAGTGCACAGAGACCAAACACCAGAAGCTGCTCTGTTACAGACCCCCAATGGCTCCCCCTTGTCACGAGTTAGCCCAAGCCAAAGTGACGAG AAGAAGACTTACCAGTGCATCAAGTGTCAGATGGTCTTctacagtaaatgggacattcaGGTCCATGTGGCTAATCATATGCTAG AGGAAGGTCTCATTCATGAATGTAAACTATGCAGTCAAACCTTCGACTCTCCAGCGAAACTGCAGTGTCACCTCATCGAGCACAGCTTTGAGGGCATGGGAGGCATCTTCAAGTGTCCCGTCTGCTTCACAG
- the LOC127950795 gene encoding zinc finger protein 521 isoform X1, with translation MSRRKQAKPRALKDPDAAAEIESKDEGKGRLRSHICPEEEEEEEEEPRNTLTPHKSHQCHLTDGTDIEDDPSCSWPASSPSSKDHTSPGHIDDYEYGEDKGGAGLPYPCQFCAKSFSRLSFLKCHEQSHRDKLPFSCTFCSRLFKHKRSRDRHIKLHTGDKKYHCGDCDSAFSRSDHLKIHMKTHVANKPHKCPVCRRGFLSTNSLHGHMQVHERGKDGANTRSPQEWRLKETRKCSRCEEGFDMPEELQKHIAESHPECSSPGGSLEPGLRCIYCHEPFSDEGTLLSHINQVHGRDTNINTCTVCSEQFPTVEELYTHMDIHQLPESSNSPCVLPVGYTSVSSTTPDSNLSVDSSTMVEATSAVPKTRGRRKRATHNNMYGRSSKQPKIEYSCIYCNKQVFSSLSVLQIHLKTKHVDRPEQAHTCQYCLEILPSLCNLNEHLKQIHKAKDPSGVLANLSDDELQCNFCPEVLGNLNALQEHIRCSHGFLNPVAKESNAFFCPKCFMGFLTETTLEEHVRQTHCDSESVQFDSPLAVTPKDPIVEIYSCSYCTNSPIFNSVTKLNKHIKENHKNIPLALNYINNGRRSLRVLSPSSPVSVEQASLFNQNSTSLCSSEFICNQCGAKYTSLDLFQTHLKTHLDGVVPQLTCPQCNKNFPNQESLLKHVTVHFTIMSTYYICESCDKQFTSVDDLQKHLLDMHTFMFFRCTLCQEVFDSKVSTQLHLAVKHSNEKKVYRCTSCNWDFRHEADLQMHVKHSHLENQGCSHRCIFCSESFGTEVELQCHITTHSKKYNCHFCCKAFHAVYLLERHLREKHCVFEGKTQNCSTNGSTYGSGDSVAKDDGDLQAFLTNSHGGTVAGESHNSRDGSEEDFDTSEIMYSCDICGASYTMESLLTNHQLRDHNIRPGESAIHKRKAEMIKGNHKCNVCSRTFFSEGGLREHMQTHLGPVKHYMCPICGERFPSLLTLTEHKVTHSKSLDTGSCRICKLPLQSEEDFLEHCQMHPDLRNSLTGFRCVVCMQTVTSTLELKIHGTFHMQKTGVASMNQPTACSAATELQSQKFVRCAACLKEFHSKQDLVKLDINGLTYGLCTLCVSVAGSKSSSVNGGKPLHQGAQTSMGPAAGWTHGESLSPGPVKGKTACSSSSSSSVSPSVSKTRCTSCNVKFESEAELQAHLQTVHRDQTPEAALLQTPNGSPLSRVSPSQSDEKKTYQCIKCQMVFYSKWDIQVHVANHMLEEGLIHECKLCSQTFDSPAKLQCHLIEHSFEGMGGIFKCPVCFTVFVQACKLQQHIFTAHGQEDKIYDCSRCPLKFFFQTELQNHSVSLHNS, from the exons ATGGAACTGATATAGAAGATGACCCATCCTGCTCTTGGCCTGCATCATCGCCATCCAGTAAAGACCACACGTCTCCAGGCCATATCGATGACTATGAATATGGTGAAGATAAAGGAGGTGCAGGCCTACCCTACCCATGCCAGTTTTGTGCAAAATCCTTTAGTCGCCTGAGCTTCCTTAAGTGCCACGAGCAGAGTCACAGAGATAAACTTCCCTTCAGCTGCACATTCTGCAGTCGCTTGTTCAAGCACAAGCGCAGCCGTGACCGACACATCAAGCTTCACACAGGTGACAAGAAGTACCACTGTGGAGACTGTGACTCTGCTTTCTCACGCAGCGATCATCTAAAGATCCATATGAAAACACACGTTGCCAACAAGCCCCATAAATGCCCAGTGTGCCGCCGGGGGTTCTTGTCCACCAACTCGCTTCACGGACACATGCAGGTGCATGAACGTGGGAAGGATGGAGCGAATACAAGGTCCCCTCAAGAGTGGAGGTTAAAAGAGACTCGCAAATGCAGCCGCTGTGAGGAGGGTTTCGACATGCCTGAGGAACTGCAGAAGCACATTGCAGAAAGCCACCCAGAGTGCTCTTCTCCAGGAGGGAGTCTCGAACCTGGCCTGCGGTGCATCTACTGCCACGAGCCATTCAGTGATGAAGGGACACTTCTGAGCCACATCAATCAGGTGCATGGGAGAGATACAAACATCAACACATGCACTGTGTGCTCTGAGCAATTCCCTACTGTAGAGGAGCTTTACACTCACATGGATATCCACCAACTCCCAGAGTCCAGCAATAGCCCCTGCGTGTTGCCTGTAGGTTATACTTCTGTTTCAAGCACTACTCCAGACTCCAACCTCTCGGTTGACAGTTCGACCATGGTTGAGGCCACTTCTGCAGTGCCCAAGACACGTGGGAGAAGAAAGAGGGCCACCCATAATAACATGTATGGGCGATCTTCCAAACAACCAAAAATCGAATACAGCTGCATTTACTGCAACAAACAAGTTTTCTCAAGCCTCTCTGTGCTGCAGATTCATCTGAAGACCAAACATGTTGACAGGCCAGAACAGGCTCATACCTGCCAATATTGCTTGGAGATCCTTCCATCCCTTTGCAATTTGAATGAGCACCTGAAACAGATCCACAAAGCTAAGGATCCTTCGGGTGTACTGGCTAACCTGTCTGATGACGAGCTGCAGTGCAATTTCTGCCCAGAGGTTCTTGGAAACCTTAATGCTCTGCAAGAGCACATACGGTGCTCCCATGGCTTTCTTAATCCAGTCGCTAAAGaaagcaatgcatttttttgcCCCAAGTGCTTTATGGGATTTTTAACTGAGACCACTCTAGAAGAACATGTCAGACAGACGCACTGTGACTCTGAAAGCGTACAGTTTGATTCTCCTCTGGCAGTCACTCCAAAAGATCCCATTGTGGAGATCTACTCCTGCTCATACTGCACCAACTCCCCCATTTTTAACAGTGTCACGAAGCTTAACAAGCACATAAAGGAGAACCACAAGAACATCCCTCTTGCTCTCAATTATATCAACAATGGGAGAAGATCTCTGCGAGTCCTGAGCCCCTCATCTCCGGTCTCTGTAGAACAGGCCTCACTTTTCAATCAGAACAGCACTTCCTTATGTTCAAGTGAGTTCATCTGTAACCAGTGTGGTGCTAAGTACACCAGTTTAGACCTTTTCCAGACACACCTAAAGACCCACCTTGATGGTGTCGTGCCACAGCTAACCTGTCCACAGTGCAACAAGAACTTTCCTAACCAAGAGTCTCTTCTGAAACATGTGACTGTTCATTTCACCATCATGTCCACATACTACATCTGTGAGAGCTGTGACAAGCAGTTCACATCTGTGGATGACTTGCAGAAGCACCTTCTGGATATGCACACCTTTATGTTTTTTCGCTGCACTCTCTGCCAGGAGGTGTTCGACTCGAAAGTATCAACTCAACTCCATCTTGCAGTGAAGCACAGTAATGAGAAAAAGGTATACCGATGTACTTCCTGCAACTGGGATTTCAGGCATGAGGCTGACCTTCAAATGCATGTCAAACATAGTCACCTTGAAAACCAGGGTTGTTCACACCGTTGCATCTTTTGCAGTGAGTCATTTGGTACCGAAGTAGAGCTGCAGTGTCACATTACTACCCATAGCAAGAAGTATAATTGTCACTTTTGCTGCAAAGCCTTCCATGCTGTTTATCTGCTAGAACGCCACCTTCGTGAAAAGCACTGTGTGTTTGAGGGAAAGACCCAGAACTGCAGCACCAATGGATCCACGTATGGTAGCGGTGATTCTGTTGCCAAAGATGATGGAGACTTACAGGCCTTTCTGACCAACAGCCATGGAGGAACTGTTGCAGGGGAGTCACATAACAGTCGAGATGGCAGCGAAGAAGATTTTGATACCTCAGAGATCATGTATAGCTGTGACATCTGTGGTGCATCTTATACCATGGAGTCTCTTCTAACCAATCACCAACTTCGTGACCATAACATTCGTCCTGGAGAGAGTGCTATACACAAGAGGAAGGCAGAAATGATCAAAGGAAACCACAAATGCAACGTCTGCTCTAGAACCTTTTTCTCGGAGGGAGGACTTCGGGAGCATATGCAAACGCACTTAGGGCCTGTCAAACACTACATGTGTCCCATTTGTGGAGAGCGCTTCCCTTCCCTACTTACTCTTACAGAACACAAGGTCACTCACAGTAAAAGCCTGGACACCGGAAGCTGCCGGATCTGTAAATTACCGCTACAGAGTGAGGAAGACTTCCTGGAACATTGTCAGATGCATCCCGATTTGCGCAATTCTTTGACTGGCTTCCGCTGTGTGGTCTGCATGCAGACCGTCACCTCAACTCTAGAACTCAAGATCCACGGCACCTTTCACATGCAAAAGACTGGAGTGGCATCTATGAATCAACCAACTGCATGCTCAGCTGCCACAGAACTTCAAAGTCAAAAATTTGTCAGGTGTGCTGCATGTCTCAAAGAGTTCCACTCTAAGCAGGACTTGGTGAAACTTGACATTAATGGTTTGACATATGGTCTTTGCACGCTATGTGTCAGTGTCGCTGGTAGCAAGAGTTCGAGTGTAAATGGAGGGAAGCCACTGCATCAAGGGGCTCAAACCTCGATGGGTCCTGCTGCTGGATGGACCCATGGGGAAAGCCTTAGCCCTGGTCCTGTAAAGGGAAAGACTGCCTGTTCTTCCTCATCGTCTTCATCAGTATCACCTTCCGTTTCCAAGACCCGCTGTACCAGTTGCAATGTTAAATTCGAGTCAGAGGCAGAGCTTCAAGCTCACCTACAGACAGTGCACAGAGACCAAACACCAGAAGCTGCTCTGTTACAGACCCCCAATGGCTCCCCCTTGTCACGAGTTAGCCCAAGCCAAAGTGACGAG AAGAAGACTTACCAGTGCATCAAGTGTCAGATGGTCTTctacagtaaatgggacattcaGGTCCATGTGGCTAATCATATGCTAG AGGAAGGTCTCATTCATGAATGTAAACTATGCAGTCAAACCTTCGACTCTCCAGCGAAACTGCAGTGTCACCTCATCGAGCACAGCTTTGAGGGCATGGGAGGCATCTTCAAGTGTCCCGTCTGCTTCACAG
- the LOC127950795 gene encoding zinc finger protein 521 isoform X3 yields MSRRKQAKPRALKDPDAAAEIESKDEGKGRLRSHICPEEEEEEEEEPRNTLTPHKSHQCHLTDGTDIEDDPSCSWPASSPSSKDHTSPGHIDDYEYGEDKGGAGLPYPCQFCAKSFSRLSFLKCHEQSHRDKLPFSCTFCSRLFKHKRSRDRHIKLHTGDKKYHCGDCDSAFSRSDHLKIHMKTHVANKPHKCPVCRRGFLSTNSLHGHMQVHERGKDGANTRSPQEWRLKETRKCSRCEEGFDMPEELQKHIAESHPECSSPGGSLEPGLRCIYCHEPFSDEGTLLSHINQVHGRDTNINTCTVCSEQFPTVEELYTHMDIHQLPESSNSPCVLPVGYTSVSSTTPDSNLSVDSSTMVEATSAVPKTRGRRKRATHNNMYGRSSKQPKIEYSCIYCNKQVFSSLSVLQIHLKTKHVDRPEQAHTCQYCLEILPSLCNLNEHLKQIHKAKDPSGVLANLSDDELQCNFCPEVLGNLNALQEHIRCSHGFLNPVAKESNAFFCPKCFMGFLTETTLEEHVRQTHCDSESVQFDSPLAVTPKDPIVEIYSCSYCTNSPIFNSVTKLNKHIKENHKNIPLALNYINNGRRSLRVLSPSSPVSVEQASLFNQNSTSLCSSEFICNQCGAKYTSLDLFQTHLKTHLDGVVPQLTCPQCNKNFPNQESLLKHVTVHFTIMSTYYICESCDKQFTSVDDLQKHLLDMHTFMFFRCTLCQEVFDSKVSTQLHLAVKHSNEKKVYRCTSCNWDFRHEADLQMHVKHSHLENQGCSHRCIFCSESFGTEVELQCHITTHSKKYNCHFCCKAFHAVYLLERHLREKHCVFEGKTQNCSTNGSTYGSGDSVAKDDGDLQAFLTNSHGGTVAGESHNSRDGSEEDFDTSEIMYSCDICGASYTMESLLTNHQLRDHNIRPGESAIHKRKAEMIKGNHKCNVCSRTFFSEGGLREHMQTHLGPVKHYMCPICGERFPSLLTLTEHKVTHSKSLDTGSCRICKLPLQSEEDFLEHCQMHPDLRNSLTGFRCVVCMQTVTSTLELKIHGTFHMQKTGVASMNQPTACSAATELQSQKFVRCAACLKEFHSKQDLVKLDINGLTYGLCTLCVSVAGSKSSSVNGGKPLHQGAQTSMGPAAGWTHGESLSPGPVKGKTACSSSSSSSVSPSVSKTRCTSCNVKFESEAELQAHLQTVHRDQTPEAALLQTPNGSPLSRVSPSQSDEKKTYQCIKCQMVFYSKWDIQVHVANHMLAGV; encoded by the exons ATGGAACTGATATAGAAGATGACCCATCCTGCTCTTGGCCTGCATCATCGCCATCCAGTAAAGACCACACGTCTCCAGGCCATATCGATGACTATGAATATGGTGAAGATAAAGGAGGTGCAGGCCTACCCTACCCATGCCAGTTTTGTGCAAAATCCTTTAGTCGCCTGAGCTTCCTTAAGTGCCACGAGCAGAGTCACAGAGATAAACTTCCCTTCAGCTGCACATTCTGCAGTCGCTTGTTCAAGCACAAGCGCAGCCGTGACCGACACATCAAGCTTCACACAGGTGACAAGAAGTACCACTGTGGAGACTGTGACTCTGCTTTCTCACGCAGCGATCATCTAAAGATCCATATGAAAACACACGTTGCCAACAAGCCCCATAAATGCCCAGTGTGCCGCCGGGGGTTCTTGTCCACCAACTCGCTTCACGGACACATGCAGGTGCATGAACGTGGGAAGGATGGAGCGAATACAAGGTCCCCTCAAGAGTGGAGGTTAAAAGAGACTCGCAAATGCAGCCGCTGTGAGGAGGGTTTCGACATGCCTGAGGAACTGCAGAAGCACATTGCAGAAAGCCACCCAGAGTGCTCTTCTCCAGGAGGGAGTCTCGAACCTGGCCTGCGGTGCATCTACTGCCACGAGCCATTCAGTGATGAAGGGACACTTCTGAGCCACATCAATCAGGTGCATGGGAGAGATACAAACATCAACACATGCACTGTGTGCTCTGAGCAATTCCCTACTGTAGAGGAGCTTTACACTCACATGGATATCCACCAACTCCCAGAGTCCAGCAATAGCCCCTGCGTGTTGCCTGTAGGTTATACTTCTGTTTCAAGCACTACTCCAGACTCCAACCTCTCGGTTGACAGTTCGACCATGGTTGAGGCCACTTCTGCAGTGCCCAAGACACGTGGGAGAAGAAAGAGGGCCACCCATAATAACATGTATGGGCGATCTTCCAAACAACCAAAAATCGAATACAGCTGCATTTACTGCAACAAACAAGTTTTCTCAAGCCTCTCTGTGCTGCAGATTCATCTGAAGACCAAACATGTTGACAGGCCAGAACAGGCTCATACCTGCCAATATTGCTTGGAGATCCTTCCATCCCTTTGCAATTTGAATGAGCACCTGAAACAGATCCACAAAGCTAAGGATCCTTCGGGTGTACTGGCTAACCTGTCTGATGACGAGCTGCAGTGCAATTTCTGCCCAGAGGTTCTTGGAAACCTTAATGCTCTGCAAGAGCACATACGGTGCTCCCATGGCTTTCTTAATCCAGTCGCTAAAGaaagcaatgcatttttttgcCCCAAGTGCTTTATGGGATTTTTAACTGAGACCACTCTAGAAGAACATGTCAGACAGACGCACTGTGACTCTGAAAGCGTACAGTTTGATTCTCCTCTGGCAGTCACTCCAAAAGATCCCATTGTGGAGATCTACTCCTGCTCATACTGCACCAACTCCCCCATTTTTAACAGTGTCACGAAGCTTAACAAGCACATAAAGGAGAACCACAAGAACATCCCTCTTGCTCTCAATTATATCAACAATGGGAGAAGATCTCTGCGAGTCCTGAGCCCCTCATCTCCGGTCTCTGTAGAACAGGCCTCACTTTTCAATCAGAACAGCACTTCCTTATGTTCAAGTGAGTTCATCTGTAACCAGTGTGGTGCTAAGTACACCAGTTTAGACCTTTTCCAGACACACCTAAAGACCCACCTTGATGGTGTCGTGCCACAGCTAACCTGTCCACAGTGCAACAAGAACTTTCCTAACCAAGAGTCTCTTCTGAAACATGTGACTGTTCATTTCACCATCATGTCCACATACTACATCTGTGAGAGCTGTGACAAGCAGTTCACATCTGTGGATGACTTGCAGAAGCACCTTCTGGATATGCACACCTTTATGTTTTTTCGCTGCACTCTCTGCCAGGAGGTGTTCGACTCGAAAGTATCAACTCAACTCCATCTTGCAGTGAAGCACAGTAATGAGAAAAAGGTATACCGATGTACTTCCTGCAACTGGGATTTCAGGCATGAGGCTGACCTTCAAATGCATGTCAAACATAGTCACCTTGAAAACCAGGGTTGTTCACACCGTTGCATCTTTTGCAGTGAGTCATTTGGTACCGAAGTAGAGCTGCAGTGTCACATTACTACCCATAGCAAGAAGTATAATTGTCACTTTTGCTGCAAAGCCTTCCATGCTGTTTATCTGCTAGAACGCCACCTTCGTGAAAAGCACTGTGTGTTTGAGGGAAAGACCCAGAACTGCAGCACCAATGGATCCACGTATGGTAGCGGTGATTCTGTTGCCAAAGATGATGGAGACTTACAGGCCTTTCTGACCAACAGCCATGGAGGAACTGTTGCAGGGGAGTCACATAACAGTCGAGATGGCAGCGAAGAAGATTTTGATACCTCAGAGATCATGTATAGCTGTGACATCTGTGGTGCATCTTATACCATGGAGTCTCTTCTAACCAATCACCAACTTCGTGACCATAACATTCGTCCTGGAGAGAGTGCTATACACAAGAGGAAGGCAGAAATGATCAAAGGAAACCACAAATGCAACGTCTGCTCTAGAACCTTTTTCTCGGAGGGAGGACTTCGGGAGCATATGCAAACGCACTTAGGGCCTGTCAAACACTACATGTGTCCCATTTGTGGAGAGCGCTTCCCTTCCCTACTTACTCTTACAGAACACAAGGTCACTCACAGTAAAAGCCTGGACACCGGAAGCTGCCGGATCTGTAAATTACCGCTACAGAGTGAGGAAGACTTCCTGGAACATTGTCAGATGCATCCCGATTTGCGCAATTCTTTGACTGGCTTCCGCTGTGTGGTCTGCATGCAGACCGTCACCTCAACTCTAGAACTCAAGATCCACGGCACCTTTCACATGCAAAAGACTGGAGTGGCATCTATGAATCAACCAACTGCATGCTCAGCTGCCACAGAACTTCAAAGTCAAAAATTTGTCAGGTGTGCTGCATGTCTCAAAGAGTTCCACTCTAAGCAGGACTTGGTGAAACTTGACATTAATGGTTTGACATATGGTCTTTGCACGCTATGTGTCAGTGTCGCTGGTAGCAAGAGTTCGAGTGTAAATGGAGGGAAGCCACTGCATCAAGGGGCTCAAACCTCGATGGGTCCTGCTGCTGGATGGACCCATGGGGAAAGCCTTAGCCCTGGTCCTGTAAAGGGAAAGACTGCCTGTTCTTCCTCATCGTCTTCATCAGTATCACCTTCCGTTTCCAAGACCCGCTGTACCAGTTGCAATGTTAAATTCGAGTCAGAGGCAGAGCTTCAAGCTCACCTACAGACAGTGCACAGAGACCAAACACCAGAAGCTGCTCTGTTACAGACCCCCAATGGCTCCCCCTTGTCACGAGTTAGCCCAAGCCAAAGTGACGAG AAGAAGACTTACCAGTGCATCAAGTGTCAGATGGTCTTctacagtaaatgggacattcaGGTCCATGTGGCTAATCATATGCTAG CTGGAGTCTGA